Genomic window (Arthrobacter sp. StoSoilA2):
GGATCGTAAACGGCGACATCGTCAGCCCGGAGATTGTGTTGCGGGTAGCGTTCGGCCATCTCCTCCCTGCTGAGGATCTGGTGGCTCGCTCCGTTGATGCGGGTGGTTTCCAGCAGCTTGGGAATGTATGGTCCATCAGCAGTACCGATGGAGAGTCCGCCGCAGCGGGTGAGGATGTCCTGTCCCGTTTCTGCTTCGAGCTCGGCCCACAGATCCCGGGAGCGTTCCAGGATGGGGTAGTAGTCCGGCCTTCCCCTGTAAAGCATCCGGAAAAGCCGGGTGTCGCCACCCACCGCACTTCTGCCATGGCCCGGGGCGTGTGCTTCAAAGCCGACCACGGAATCGGACAGTCGTGAGGCCTGCCAGAGCGCCATGCTTCCGATGCTGCCCAGGCCGATGACGGCGAGTTTTCCATCCATCGCTTACAGCACCTGCTTCAGGAAGGCCTGGGTGCGTGCTTCCTTGGGGTTCTTCAGGATCTCCCGGGCATCTCCACGTTCCACCACGTAGCCCTCATCCATGAAGATCAGGGAATCGGCCACTTCGCGGGCGAAGCCCATCTCGTGGGTGACTACCACCATGGTCATGCCCTTCTTGGCGAGGTCCTGCATGACACCGAGGACTTCCCCTACCTTTTCGGGGTCAAGGGCGCTGGTGGGTTCGTCGAACAGGATGATTTCCGGATCCATGGCCAAAGACCGGGCGATGGCGACCCGCTGCTGCTGCCCGCCGGAAAGCTCGGCCGGGTAGCGGTCACCGAAAGCGCCGAGGCCCACGCTGGTGAGCAGTTCCTGGGCGCGCTTGGAGGATTCCTTCTTGTCGGCACCCTTGACCAGGACCGGACCGGACATGACATTCTCGCGGGCAGTCATGTTCGGGAACAGGTTGAACTGCTGGAAGACCATGCCTACCCGTGTACGTTGCTGGGCAAGCTTCTTAGGGGGCAGCGCGTGGTAGGCGTGGTCGGTCTCGTAGTACCCGAAATCGTCGCCGTTGACTTTCAGGATTCCGGAGTCCACAGTCTCCAGGCCGTTGATGCAGCGCAACAGCGTGGACTTTCCGGAGCCGCTGGGTCCGATGATGCAGCAGATTTCACCGCTGGCGATATCGAGGTCGATATCGTGGAGAACGGTCTTGTGCCCAAAGGACTTACGAATTCGGCGGGCGTGGATTGTGCCGTCGGTGCTCATCGTGCGATGCCTTCCGGTGCGGTCAGGGTGACTTTCTTGGACTTGCGGGGTACCCGGGCGGAGGTGTGGGAGTACTTCTGTTCGAGCTTGGACTGCGGGTAGCTCAGCAGCAGCGTCATCACCAGGTACCACAGGCTCGCCACGATCAGCAGCGGGATGGTCTCGTAAGTACGTGCGTAGATGAGCTGGGCGCTCTGCAGAAGTTCCGCAACACCCAGGACACTGACCAGGGATGTTTCCTTGAACATTCCAATGACCTGGTTGCCGGTGGCCGGAATGATCGATGGCATGGCCTGGGGAATGATGATCTTGCGCATCTTCGTAGAGGCGCTCATTCCCAGGGAGTCCGCGGCTTCAATTTGTCCCTTGCCCACCGAGGAGAACCCTCCGCGGATGATTTCTGCCATGTACGCGGCTTCATTCAACGTCAAACCGACCAAGGCTGCGGTGATCGGACCCATGAGTGCATTCGTGTCGATTGCGGTGCCGATGTCGGTAAACGGGATCCCGATGGTGAGGTTCGGGTACAGGGCGGAGATGTTGAACCAGAAGATCAGCTGGACCAGGACCGGGGTACCGCGGAACAGGGTGATGAACGCCCCTGCTGTGGCCGCGATCGGCTTGACGCTCGAGGACCTCATAATCGCAATGACCAGGCCCAGGAGGGTACCCAGGGCCATGCTTGCGAGCGTAAGGAAGATGGTGAGCATCAGCCCGCGGAGGATCGATTCGTGGGTGAAATACTTGGCCACCACGTCCCACTTGAAGTTGGGGTTGGTGGAGACCGAGAAGAGGATGCCCGCGCCAAACAGGATGGAAACCACCCAGGCGACGTATTCAAAAGTGCTTCTGCGGCGAAGGCGGGGCTTGAGTGCCGGATCAATTCCGTTCATTGTCGGTTTGCTTCCGTTACTGATGGTTTGCACCATGGGAGCACCTCTCCTAGTTGAGTTTCGCATCCGTGATGGCTCCGGCATCGAGGCCCCAGGTGGAGAGGGACTTCTTGTATTCCGGGCTGTTCAGGACCGACTGGATGGCGGCCTGGAGGGCGGGAGTCAGGGCAGATCCCTTTTTGACACCGATTGCGGTGAGGTCGCTGGATCCGACGTTGATCTGGGGGGTCAGGATTGTGAACGATTTGGGCTGCTGCTTCTCGGCCCAGGCGAGGGAGGTTGTGTCGTAGAGGATGCCGTCGATCCGCTTGGATGCCAGCTGCGTCAGGGCTTCCTGGACGTTGGGCAGGGTCACGGCGTTGATCGCGGGCTGTCCCTTGGAAGTGCAGGTCTGCTCCGAGAGGGCCGGGAGTCGCTTGAGCTGGCCCGTCGAGCCCTGGGTAACGGCAATGTTCTTACCGCACAGTGTCTCGTTGCTGAGCTTCAGCGGGTTGCCTGCGGCCACGGCCACTGAGTTGCCGGCTTTGAAGTAGTCGATCATGTCCAGGACCTTCAACCGCTCAGCGGTCTTGGACATGGTGGTGGCGGTGAAGTCGTAGCGCCCGCCGTCCAGGCCGGGGACGATCGTGTCGAACTTGGTGTCCTGGAACTTCAGCTTCAGGCCGAGCTTCTTTGCCACCAGGCGGGCAATGTCCGGGTTCAGGCCGATCGGTGTCGAGTTGTCTTCAGCGAGGAACGTCGTCGGCGGGTAGTGCAGGTCCATGGCGACCGTCAGTTCACCCTTGTCCTTATAGGACGCCGGCAGGAGGCTTACGGCCTTTTCGTCGGGCTGGACGCCCTCGGAGATGTCTGTAGTGTTCGTGGTCTTGCTCGCGTCCGGGGAATCGCTGCTGTTGGCTGTTCCACCACAGGCGCTCAGGGCGAGTAGTACGGCAAGTCCTGCGGCTGCAGTCTGGGCCTTGTTACGAATCTTCATGGTGCTTCCCTTCGAGGGAGTCGGTCACTGGGGAGGGAGAAGTTCTAGGTTGCAATGTGATCCGGATCTCTCCGTCATCTAATGCAATGCAACCCCCTCAACAGTAGATTGTCAACAATTGACAGAAAGTTTTTTCAAGCTTCCTCTCTGTGAGAATGGTTCTAATTACGGCACTAGAAACTGTTGACAATTTACAATTTGGCGGCCTAGAGTCGAATCATCGGGCACGAACCTTCCAGCCCGCCAGGCACGATTTCGCGGTTCAGCTCGCCTCTTTCGATACCTCCACACACACGGGGCAAGCCCCCTTCCATCTCCCGAAAAGAACGGAAACCCCATGGCAGAGACCAACTTCCGGCCGAAGTACATCTCCTTCGATGTCTACGGCACGCTGATCAACTTCGACATCGATCCCACCACCCGGCGGCTGCTCGATGGACGCATCTCCGAAGAGCAGTGGCCTACGTTCAAGAAGCAGTTCCGTGGCTACCGCTTCGACGAGGTCCTGGGGGACTACAAGCCGTATGAGGCGATCCTGCAGGATTCCTTTGACCGGGTGTGCAAGCGCTGGGGCATTGGGCCCACCGAAGGTGCCGGCGCAGCGTTCGCTGACGCCGTCCGCGGTTGGGTTGCGCACGAGGATGTGCCGGCCCCGCTGAAGCTCATGGGCGACAACTACCAGTTGGTGGCGTTGTCCAACGCGGACGACAGTTTCCTGGATATCAGCATCCCGAAGCTGGGTGCAGAGTTCCACGCGGTCCTGACTGCCGAGCAGGCACAGGCCTACAAGCCGCGCTACCAGGCTTTCGAGTACATGCTCGATACCCTGAACGCCAAGCCGGAGGACTTCCTGCACGTCTCCTCGCACACCCGGTACGACATGCATCCGATGCATGACATGGGCTTCCGTAACCTCTGGATGCTGGACCGTGGCTACGACCCCATTGGCGGGGGCTACGACCTCACCACGGTTAAGTCCCTGGACGAGATCAACAAGCACCTCGGTCTCTAAACCGGCTTCGAAGCGAAAGGTCATACCGTGAAACTTGTTCCCTACTGGCTCGATACTGCAGAGCCTTCCGGCGATTACCGCCGCACTCCGGTCCCGGAGAACGTTGATGTTGCGATTATCGGTGCCGGCTTTACCGGGCTGTCAGCAGCCCTTGAATTCGCCAAGCAGGGCGCCAGTGTGGCCGTTTTCGAACGCCACACTGTTGGCTGGGGCGCTTCAGGCCGTAACGGGGGAATGGCTACGACCGGTTTGGCCATTGGCTTCAGCACGGCAGTCAAGCGCTACGGAGCTCCCCGTGCAGTTGAGATGTTCCGCGAATACAACGATGCCATCGAAACCATCGAGAAGCTGGTGCACGACAACGGCATCGACTGCGATTTCAAGCGTTTCGGCAAGCTCTCCCTGGCGTTCCACAAGTCCCACTACGATGGCTTCCTGAAGTCCCAGGAGCTGCTGGCAAACCTGGTCGATCACCACGTAAAGGTCATCCCCAAGTCAGAGATCCACAGCGAAATCGGCACGGACTTCTACCAAGGTGCCATGATGGATCCGCTGGGTGCCGGTCTTCACGTAGGGAAGTTCGTGCACGGCCTGGCAAAGGTGGCAATCGACAACGGCGCAGTCATTTGCGAGAACGCATCGGTCACCGAGCTGAACAAGGTCTCGGGCACAGTGCACGATGTCCACACCACCCGTGGCATTACCCGGGCCAAGCAGGTCCTGGTCGCCACCAGCGGCTACACCGGCAACATCACCCCGTGGCTGCAGCGCCGCGTGATCCCGGTTGGCAGTTTCATCATCTGCACGGAGCCTCTGTCCGAAGAAGTGGTGAACCGCATCCTGCCGAACAGGCGCCAGGCCTCTGACAGCAAGATGCTGACGTACTACTTCCGGATCACGCCGGACAACAGGCTGCTGTTCGGTGGCCGGGCCCGGTTCGCTTTGTCCAGCCCGGATTCGGACGTCAAGAGCGCCGAAATCCTGCACAAGGCCATGACTGAGCTCTTCCCGTACCTCTCCAAGGCCAAGGTGGACTACATCTGGGGCGGTCTGGTGGATCTATCCATGGACCAGATGGTCCATGCCGGCCAGCATGACGGCCTGTTCTACTCCCTCTGCTACAGCGGCCATGGCGTTCAAATGGCGGCCCACATGGGTAAGCGGATGGCCCACTACATGGCCGGCGACAAGTCGGCAAATGTGTGGGAAGACCTGAAGAACCCGCCGGTTCCGGGCCACTTCGGCCCGCCATGGTTCCTGCCGTTCATTGGCGGAGCCGCGAAGATCATCGACCGTATCAAGTAGACATTCCGCTAGCCAGGCAAGGTAAAGGTTCCCATGAGTTCATCAACAACCGTCGCTGGAGCGCGCCTAAAAACAGCTGAGGAAACGGCCTACAGGCGGGCAAGCGTTGCGGCGCTTCCCGGAGGCGCGTTCCTCGAAGGCCTTTGGGAGACCGCAGACAGGATCCTGGAAGTACGGGACCCTGAAGACGGCGTGCTGTTGGGCACTGTGTGTTCTTCAACCCCGCAGGATGTCCGCCGGGCGATTGCCCACATTCACCGCCACCTCCTGGACGATGAATGGCCTCTCCGGGAACGCCGCGAGGCCCTGGAACGGGCTGCAGTGCTCCTGGCTGAGCAGTCGGTACGGTTTTCGGAGATCATTGCCGCCGAGAGCAGCAAGACCATCAACGAGGCCGAGCGTGAAGTGCGCCGGTGCATCGAGACGTTGCGGCTTTCGGCGGCAGCGTCGAGCGAACTCGTGGGGGAAACTCTCGGCTTTGAGGACAGCATGGCGGGAGCCAACAAGATCGGCTGGTACAGCCGCAAGCCTGTTGGCATCATCGCTGCCATTACGCCCTTCAACGATCCGCTGAACCTTGTGGCACACAAGCTGGGCCCGGCGCTGATCGGAGGCAACGGCGTCGTACTTAAACCCTCAGGCCGCACGCCGCTGACCGGGCTGGCTTTCGTTCAGCTGTTGCTTGAGGCCGGTGTTCCGACAGGTCGCGTCGCCGCGATCGTGTCGGGACCCGGGGTGTCCGAAGCGATCGTGACCGACCCCCAGGTGGACCTCATCTCTTTCACCGGCGGGCCGGCCACGGCCGACCGCATTGCTGGCGCCGCGGGAGCAAAGAAGATCCTTTCGGAACTGGGCGGCAACAACGCTACGATCGTCTGCGCCGATGCTGAACCGGCAGCTGCTGCTGAGGCGATCGTCGCCGGGGCATTCGGTGTGGCCGGCCAGAACTGCCTGTCGGTCCAGCGCGTTTACGTCCACATTTCGCTGTTCGACGAAGTCCTTGAAAAGGTACTCACGGGGACCAGCGCGCTCCGCGTCGGAGCAAAGATGGACCGCAGCACCGATGTCGGCCCGCTCATCAGCGAAGCGGAGGCCCGGCGGGTTGAGGCATGGGTGGAGGAGGCCAAAGCGGCCGGCGCCACTGTCCGTGTGGGCGGTCAGCGCCACGGCGCCTTCTACCAGCCGACCGTTCTCACCGATGTGCCGGCAGACGCCCGCGTCATCATTGAGGAAGTGTTTGGCCCCGTGGTCAGCATCACGCCCTTCATCCAGATCTCCGACGCCATCCATGCGGCCAATGCCTCCGAATACGGGCTCCAGGCTGGTGTCTTCACAGAATCCATTGACCTGGCACTGGCAATTGCCGACAAGCTGCATGTCGGGGCGGTGGTCATCAACGAGACAAGCGACGTCCGGATCGATTCCATGCCCTTTGGCGGTTTCAAGAAGTCCGGGGTTGGCCGTGAAGGCGTCAAGCACGCAGTCCGCGAAATGACAGAGCCCAAGAGCACCATTATCAAACTGGCGGAGCCCGCCACCCGCTGGCAGCAGCTGACGGGCACCTCAGAACGGAACGCATCATGACTACCCACAAAATCGCGGTCATCGCCGGCGACGGTATCGGCAAGGAAGTCGTCCCTGCGGCCATCGAAACCCTTGAGCGAATCGCTGAGATCCACTCCATCAACCTGAAATTCACGCACTTCGACTGGGGATCTGACTACTACGCCCAGCACGGCCGCATGATGCCGGTGGACGGCCTGGACCAGCTCGCTCAGCATGACGCCATTTTCCTGGGTGCCGTGGGCTCCCCGGAGGTCTCCGATGCTGAATCGCTGTGGGGGTTGCTGATTCCCATCCGCCGCGAATTCCAGCAGTACATCAACCTGCGGCCGGTAAAAACGCTCGACGGCGTGAAGTCGCCCCTGGCGAACAAGGAACCGATCGATATCCTCATCGTGCGTGAAAACAATGAGGGGGAATACTCGGAGGTCGGTGGGCGCATGTACCGCGGGCTGCCCCACGAAACCGCTGTCCAGGAAACCATCTTCACCCGCCTGGGAGTGTCCCGGGCAGCGCACTACGCCGCCTCGCTCGCGTCCTCCCGCAGGGGCCACCTGACTTCGGCCACCAAGAGCAACGGCATCATCCACACCATGCCGTTCTGGGACGAGGTAGTGGAAGAAACCACCCGCCTCTACCCTGACGTAACGCTCACCAGCGAACTGGTGGACGCCTTGGCTGCGCACCTGGTCCTCAAACCCTGGACCCTGGACGTCATTGTCGCCTCCAACCTGCTGGGCGACATCCTCTCGGACCTGGGCAGCTCGGTCACCGGTTCCATCGGTGTGGCTCCCAGCGCGAACCTGAATCCCGACGGTGATTTCCCATCCCTCTTTGAGCCGGTGCACGGATCTGCTCCGGACATCGCAGGGAAGGGACTGGCAAACCCGGTGGGCCAGATGTGGTCCGGCGCGATGATGCTGCAGCACCTGGGCCACCCGGAAGCCGCTGAGCACCTGCAGCAGGCATTCGAGGCAGTGTTGCGCGAGGGCCTCGGGACCCGCGACGTGGGAGGCCCGTCGTCGACGTCGGAATTCACCGCCGCTGTTTTGGCCGCTATCGATGTGATTGATGTGGCTGGCTCGATCGAGGCCAGTGCGGCGACCAAGCCCGCAGGAGCACCGGCGTCGTCATGACGGTTACCCCTGGACGCAAGAGGCCTGTTGTCACGGCACTGTATCGGGAGGCTTTGCCGCCCCGGTTGGAGGAGATCGAAGCCCTGGCCGAGGTCCGGCTGACCAAGGCAGAGGGACTGGCTGAAGCGATGGACGGTGCGGATGTCCTGTACCAGTGGCATTCCTTTTCCCCTGCCTTGCGGGAGAACTGGGACGCAGCGTCATCGCTGAAGTGGGTCCATGTAACGGCAGCGGGCGTTAGCCAACTCCTGTTCGACGAGCTCATCCAGAGCGACGTGGTCTACACGAATTCCCGTGGAGTCCTGAGCCGTGCAATTGCCGAATTCACGCTGGGTTTCGTCCTGGACCTTGCCAAAGACTCGCAGGGCTCGTTCAAGCTTCAGCAGCAGCAGCGCTGGCAGCACAGGGTCACCCGTAAGATCCAGGGTCAACGCGCCCTGGTGGTGGGCACCGGTTCCATCGGGCGGGAAATTGCGTCCCTTTTCCGTGCAGTGGGCCTGCACGTCAGCGGCGCCGGGCGAAGCAGCCGTCCGGGAGATGAACTGTTCGACCACATCCATTCATCCCGGGACCTCGCCGGGATCGTCGGCGACGTCGACTACCTCGTCCTGGCAGCGCCACTGACCGGGGACACCAAGGGACTCGTGGGCGCTGACGTCCTTTCCGCCATGAAATCCACCGCGCACCTCATCAACGTGGGCCGGGGGGAACTGGTTGGGACCGACGCGCTGGTGGAAGCCCTGGCCTCCGGATCCATTGCCGGTGCAGCACTGGACGTAGTCCATCCCGAACCGCTTCCCGCCGGGCATCCTTTATGGAGCATGGACAACGTCATCATCACACCCCACATGAGCGGCGACACCGAGGACTACCTCGATGACCTGGGGCAATTGTTCGTGGACAACCTGCGACTCTTCAGTCAAGGCAAACCCCTGCTGAACATCGTGGACAAAAACCTTGGTTTCGTCCCGGTGTCCTGATCCTGTTTCCCGCCACCCAGCTTTATTTTCCTAAGGAACTTTGCCATGAGCACCTCAACGACGACGCTCACCCAAATCAACCACTTCATCAACGGCGCCGAGTCCACAGGTGAGGGGGAACAGACCAGGCCGGTGTTCAACCCGGCGACCGGGCAGGTCACGGCTGAGTTGCGCCTGGCGAACGAGGCTGACCTGAACACTGCGGTGGCTGCTGCGAAGAAGGCAGCGGAGTCCTGGGGGGATATTTCGCTGGCGAAGCGCACGGGCGTGTTGTTCAAGTTCCGTGAACTCGTCGCCGCGCACGTGGATGAGCTTGCTGAGTTGATCACGGCCGAGCACGGGAAGGTGATCTCCGATGCGAAGGGTGAGATCGGCCGCGGCCTGGAAGTGATCGAGTTCGCCTGTGGCATCCCGCAGCTGCTCAAGGGTGATTACTCGGACCAGGTCTCCACCGGAATCGATGTCTTCTCCTTCCGCGAACCCCTGGGTGTGGTTGCAGGGATTACGCCGTTCAACTTCCCCGTGATGGTGCCGCTGTGGATGGCCCCGATGGCCATCGCCACCGGCAACGCGTTCATCCTCAAACCCTCCGAGCGGGACCCGTCCGCTCCGATGCTGCTCGCGAGCCTGTGGAAACAGGCCGGCCTGCCCGATGGGGTGTTCCAGGTCCTGCACGGCGGCAAGGAAACCGTAGACGGCCTGCTGACCCACCCGGACGTGGACGGCATCTCCTTTGTGGGTTCGACCCCGATCGCCCAGTACGTCCATGAGACCGCCACCAAGCACGGCAAAAGGGTCCAGGCCCTGGGCGGGGCGAAGAACCACGCCATCGTGATGCCCGACGCGGACCTGGACAACGCAGCGGACCACCTCGCGGCTGCCGCTTTCGGTTCCGCGGGGGAGCGGTGCATGGCGATCTCCGTCGCCGTGGCTGTGGGGGACGCTGCGGATTTGCTGGTGAAGAAGGTCCAGGAACGTGCGTTGGCGGTGAAGGTCGGCAACGGTACCGAACCCGGCGCGGAGATGGGCCCGGTCATCACCCCCGCTTCCAAGGAACGCATCCTCAGGATCGTCACCGAAGCAGAAACCGCCGGTGCGGCGATGGTGGTGGACGGCCGTGACCTGGTGGTCCCCGGCCACGAAGACGGGTTCTGGGTCGGCCCCACCGTGATCGACCACGTCAAGACCGAAATGACCGCCTACACCGAGGAAATCTTCGGACCCGTGCTCGTGGTGGTCCGCGTCGCCGACCTCGAGGAAGGCATCGCGCTGATCAACGCCAACCCGTACGGCAACGGCACCGCGATCTTCACCTCCTCAGGCGCGAACGCCCGCAAGTTCCAGCGCTCGGTCACGGTCGGGATGGTGGGCATCAACGTGCCCCTGCCCGTCCCGGTGGCCTACCACTCCTTCGGCGGCTGGAAGAACTCCCTCTTCGGCGACAAGCACATCTACGGCCCCGAAGGCGTCTCCTTCTACACCCGCGGCAAAGTCATCACCTCCCGCTGGCCCGAACCCACCCACGCCTCCGGCGCCTCCTACAACTTCCCCTCCAACTAACAGCCGCGTTCCGGGGCCAACTGCCGAAAGAAGGATGACATGCCTACTACCGTGAAGGCCTATGTGGCCTCGTCTGCTGCCTCGGCACTCACCCCTGGCACTGTGAAGCGGCGCGATCCGGGCGATTTCGATGTGCTGATTTCCATCAAGTACACCGGAATCTGCCACTCCGACATCCACGCCGCGCGCGGAGACTGGGCCAGCAACTACCCCCTGGTGGTGGGCCACGAGATCGTCGGAGTGGTGGAAGCCGTCGGTCCAAAAGTCACCCGCCATGCCGTAGGGGACCGGGTGGGGGTGGGCTGTTTCGTTGATTCCTGCAGGGAATGCGTCAATTGCCGGGCAGGGGAGGAGCAGTACTGCCTGCAAGGTGCCACGAGCACCTACAACTCTTTCGGCCGTGACGGACAGCCCACCGCGGGTGGTTACAGCACAGGAATCGTCGTGGATGAGAACTACGTCCTCCGGATTCCCGATGGCCTGCCTCTCCAGGACGCGGCCCCGCTGTTGTGTGCGGGAATCACCATGTATGCGCCGCTGCGTAACTGGAAAGCCGGGCCAGGCAAGCGCGTGGCCATCATAGGTATGGGCGGTCTGGGCCATATGGGGGTGAAGATCGCCGCGGCCTTGGGAGCCGAAGTCACGGTACTCAGCCAATCGCTGAAGAAGCAGGAGGACGCCGTCAGGCTCGGCGCCACCAGCTACTACGCAACATCTGAACCCGCCACCTTCGAATACCTGAAGGGCCAGCTGGACCTGATCATCAACACCGTCTCCGCGGACATCGACGTGGATGCGTATCTGTCCTTGCTTGCCTTGGACGGCACCATGGTCCTCGTGGGCCTGCCCTCCAAACCCCCAAACCAGCGCGCGTGGTCTCTGGTGGAATTCCGACGCAACCTCAGCGGCTCAAGAATGGGCGGAATCCGCCAAACACAGGAAATGCTGGACTTCTGCGCCGCCCACGGCCTCGGAGCAGACGTGGAAGTCATACACGCAAACCAGATCAACGAAGCATTCGAACGCGTACTCGCCAGCGATGTCCGCTATCGCTTCGTCATCGACGCCACAACGTTCTGAGGCACCCTGCTGAAGGGCAAATTATTACGGACGCCAAGAACGCCATTTCGCGGAAATAAAGAGGTAAGGCTAACCTAAATAGTCTTCAATTTCCTCTGTGCTTCCCCGGGCACACTTATCAGGCGGTTCCATTGCGCAAACTCAGCCCATTCGCAGCCCTTGGTCTTGCGGCCCTCCTTGCCCTAACGGGTTGTGGCCTGAGCGGGGCCCAGACGGGTACCGCCGGGAAGATCGCGGATACCAACCAGCGCATTGTGGTGGACAACTTCCGTGCACCCGTTGCCAACTGGGCGCTGGAATCCGACTCCGCGTACATCCTGTCGCTGTCCGGGTGCCTGGAGACGCTGACCAAGTACGACTCCGCCGAGGGCAAAGTGGTTCCGTTCCTTGCAACCGAATGGAAGCAGGTCTCACCCCTTGAGTGGGACTTCACCCTTCGCCAGGGCGTTAAGTTCCAGGACGGAACCGACCTCACTGCCGAGTCGGTGGCTGAGGCCCTTAACGCCGTTCTCAAGGCCAAGGTCCCTGCCCGGGCATTCAACCCGGGCATTGTCAGCGGTGTCCAGGCCATGGATGCCAAAACAGTTCGTGTGACAACTCCTGCGGAGAGCCCGCTGGTGCCGTACCGGCTTGCCAGCGTCAACACCGGCATCCTGTCGCCGGCTGCTTACCAGGGCACCACCGTGGACCCCTTCGGTCACTGCACCGGGCCGTTCGTTCCCGTGTCCGAGAAGGCCAAGCAGTCCCTGACGCTGGACCGCAACAAGAACTACTGGGGCGGCGAGGTGCAACTCGCTGGAGCCGAAGTCCGCTTCATCACCAACGGCGCGACCCGCGCAGCCCAGGTCCAAACCGGGGAAGCTGACATCTCCCTTTCCATCCCTGCCTCGGGCCTCTCCACGCTTAAGAACGCGCCCGAGGTTTCTGTTCTCAAAGCCAACTCACCCCGCACGGCGACGCTCTACATGAACAACGGACGTGCTCCCTTCAACAACGTCGACTTCCGCAAGGCCCTGCGGTCTGCGCTGGATCTTGATGCCCTGGCGGCCAGCGTCTACGAGGGCGCAGCCCTCCCGGCAGCGGGACCATTCGCACCCTCCGAACCGTGGGCAACAGGCAAAGCAAGCGCGCCGAAGCAGAACATTGAGGAAGCAAAGAAGCTCCTCGCCGATGCTGGATACAGCGCGGACAGGCCCTTGGAGATCATTGCCATCGTCGAACGGTCGGAATTCGCCGACGTCGCCACCGTGATTCAGGACAACCTGAAGAGCATTGGTGTCCCAGTCACTATCCAGGCCAAGGAATACGCCTCCGCTGAGCCTGATGTTCTGGCCGGCAACTATGACATGATCCTCAGCCAACGAAACCGGCTGATAGATATCGCAGATCCGATCGGCTTCCTCACCGCGGATTACACGTGCAAGGGCAGCTACAACCTCAGCCACTTCTGCAACGAGGAGTACGACTCCACCATTGCCGAAGCGGCCCGGACGTCCAACACCGAGGAACGCTACAAGCTGTATGCCAAGGCCGGCCAGATCCTGGATGACCAGGCCGTGAACCTCTGGCTGGTGAACGAACAAGCAACTGATGCTATCCGCAGCAACGTCCTCTCCTACGTTCAGGACCCGCTGTCCCGTTACGTCCTGACAGCCCAGACCGCAAAGTCCGGCTCCTAGCAGCGAGCCGGACCAACGAACCAAACCCCGCATGATCATGTTCCTTGCGAAGCGGACGGCGACCCTCATGGCCGCCGTCCTGCTGTCGTCTTTCGCTGTTTTCCTCATCCCCTACGTCACCCCGGGCGATCCTGTCCGCAAGATCATCCGCTCACGGGTGGCCGGGGATGTTGTGGACGATTCCACCGTCCAGGCCCTCGGCCAAAGCCTGGGCCTCCACGATCCACTCCCTGTCCAGTACTTCCGATGGCTCGGAGATTTCTTCAGCGGCGACATGGGGCTATCGCACATCAGCCGGACGCCCGTTGTTGACCAGGTAATGCCCGCTCTCGGCATCACCCTCAGCCTGGTGATCGTGGCGCTGGGCATTGCGGTCGCGGTTTCGCTGCCGTTGGGGATCGTCGCAGGACTGAAGCAAGGTGGCAAAGCCGACAAACTGATCACCACCATTACCCAGTCCTT
Coding sequences:
- a CDS encoding aldehyde dehydrogenase family protein, translating into MSSSTTVAGARLKTAEETAYRRASVAALPGGAFLEGLWETADRILEVRDPEDGVLLGTVCSSTPQDVRRAIAHIHRHLLDDEWPLRERREALERAAVLLAEQSVRFSEIIAAESSKTINEAEREVRRCIETLRLSAAASSELVGETLGFEDSMAGANKIGWYSRKPVGIIAAITPFNDPLNLVAHKLGPALIGGNGVVLKPSGRTPLTGLAFVQLLLEAGVPTGRVAAIVSGPGVSEAIVTDPQVDLISFTGGPATADRIAGAAGAKKILSELGGNNATIVCADAEPAAAAEAIVAGAFGVAGQNCLSVQRVYVHISLFDEVLEKVLTGTSALRVGAKMDRSTDVGPLISEAEARRVEAWVEEAKAAGATVRVGGQRHGAFYQPTVLTDVPADARVIIEEVFGPVVSITPFIQISDAIHAANASEYGLQAGVFTESIDLALAIADKLHVGAVVINETSDVRIDSMPFGGFKKSGVGREGVKHAVREMTEPKSTIIKLAEPATRWQQLTGTSERNAS
- a CDS encoding tartrate dehydrogenase, translating into MTTHKIAVIAGDGIGKEVVPAAIETLERIAEIHSINLKFTHFDWGSDYYAQHGRMMPVDGLDQLAQHDAIFLGAVGSPEVSDAESLWGLLIPIRREFQQYINLRPVKTLDGVKSPLANKEPIDILIVRENNEGEYSEVGGRMYRGLPHETAVQETIFTRLGVSRAAHYAASLASSRRGHLTSATKSNGIIHTMPFWDEVVEETTRLYPDVTLTSELVDALAAHLVLKPWTLDVIVASNLLGDILSDLGSSVTGSIGVAPSANLNPDGDFPSLFEPVHGSAPDIAGKGLANPVGQMWSGAMMLQHLGHPEAAEHLQQAFEAVLREGLGTRDVGGPSSTSEFTAAVLAAIDVIDVAGSIEASAATKPAGAPASS
- a CDS encoding D-2-hydroxyacid dehydrogenase, with product MTVTPGRKRPVVTALYREALPPRLEEIEALAEVRLTKAEGLAEAMDGADVLYQWHSFSPALRENWDAASSLKWVHVTAAGVSQLLFDELIQSDVVYTNSRGVLSRAIAEFTLGFVLDLAKDSQGSFKLQQQQRWQHRVTRKIQGQRALVVGTGSIGREIASLFRAVGLHVSGAGRSSRPGDELFDHIHSSRDLAGIVGDVDYLVLAAPLTGDTKGLVGADVLSAMKSTAHLINVGRGELVGTDALVEALASGSIAGAALDVVHPEPLPAGHPLWSMDNVIITPHMSGDTEDYLDDLGQLFVDNLRLFSQGKPLLNIVDKNLGFVPVS
- a CDS encoding CoA-acylating methylmalonate-semialdehyde dehydrogenase, whose product is MSTSTTTLTQINHFINGAESTGEGEQTRPVFNPATGQVTAELRLANEADLNTAVAAAKKAAESWGDISLAKRTGVLFKFRELVAAHVDELAELITAEHGKVISDAKGEIGRGLEVIEFACGIPQLLKGDYSDQVSTGIDVFSFREPLGVVAGITPFNFPVMVPLWMAPMAIATGNAFILKPSERDPSAPMLLASLWKQAGLPDGVFQVLHGGKETVDGLLTHPDVDGISFVGSTPIAQYVHETATKHGKRVQALGGAKNHAIVMPDADLDNAADHLAAAAFGSAGERCMAISVAVAVGDAADLLVKKVQERALAVKVGNGTEPGAEMGPVITPASKERILRIVTEAETAGAAMVVDGRDLVVPGHEDGFWVGPTVIDHVKTEMTAYTEEIFGPVLVVVRVADLEEGIALINANPYGNGTAIFTSSGANARKFQRSVTVGMVGINVPLPVPVAYHSFGGWKNSLFGDKHIYGPEGVSFYTRGKVITSRWPEPTHASGASYNFPSN
- a CDS encoding NAD(P)-dependent alcohol dehydrogenase, with the protein product MPTTVKAYVASSAASALTPGTVKRRDPGDFDVLISIKYTGICHSDIHAARGDWASNYPLVVGHEIVGVVEAVGPKVTRHAVGDRVGVGCFVDSCRECVNCRAGEEQYCLQGATSTYNSFGRDGQPTAGGYSTGIVVDENYVLRIPDGLPLQDAAPLLCAGITMYAPLRNWKAGPGKRVAIIGMGGLGHMGVKIAAALGAEVTVLSQSLKKQEDAVRLGATSYYATSEPATFEYLKGQLDLIINTVSADIDVDAYLSLLALDGTMVLVGLPSKPPNQRAWSLVEFRRNLSGSRMGGIRQTQEMLDFCAAHGLGADVEVIHANQINEAFERVLASDVRYRFVIDATTF